GAAAGGAATATAATCCATTGAAGGGATAATACCAAGTGTGAGTTGCTGTAACTCAATGTGATCTGCTATCTTTTCTTTTCCTTTGCAAGAGGCAAAGAGTAATACTGTCAGAATAAGAGTGATGGAAATAAAGTGTCTTTTCATGAGAGTGTAATGATAAGGAATCTGTGAAACGGGAAAAGAGAGCGTTTTAAAAACATAGTACGAATCCACTGGATTTGCAGCGTTTTTAAAACACTCTCTTTAATATTTAAATCTCTTCGGGAGAATTATTCGCCTTGAATAGCTGCAATTCCTGGAAGAACTTTGCCTTCGATAGCTTCGAGTAATGCACCACCACCGGTAGATACATAAGAAACACCATCAGCTAAGCCGAACTTGTTAACGCAAGCAACTGAGTCGCCACCACCAACAAGAGAGAATGCTCCGTTCTTTGTTGCTTCAACGATTGCTTCGCCTACAGCACGTGAGCCTGATGTGAAGTTTTCGAATTCGAATACTCCAGTAGGACCGTTCCAAAGAATTGTTTTAGAGTTCTTGATAACTTCAGCGAAAAGAACTTCTGTTTTAGGACCGATATCCAAACCATCCCATCCGTCAGGAATTTCGTTTACAGGAACAAATTGAGTGTTAGCGTCGTTTGCAAACTTGTCGGCAATCTTAGCATCAACAGCCAATACCATGTTTACATTGTTTGCTTTTGCTTTTTCAAGCAGTTCGAGAGCTAAATCCAGCTTATCCTCTTCGCAAAGAGAGTTACCTATTTTACCACCTAATGCTTTAGTGAAAGTATAAGTCATACCTCCGGCAATGATAAGGTTGTCTACCTTAGTCAGCAGGTTTTCAATGATTTCAATTTTAGAAGAAACCTTTGAACCACCCATGATTGCAGTGAAAGGACGGTTGATGTCTTTCATTACTTTTTCTACCGCTTTTACCTCTTTTTCCATCAGGTAACCAAACATTTTGTTGTCTGTATCGAAGTAGTTTGCGATAAGTGCAGTAGAAGCGTGAGCGCGGTGAGCAGTACCGAATGCATCGTTTACGTAGCAATCAGCATAAGAAGCCAAAGCTTTAGTAAAGTTCTTCTGGCTTTCTTTTACAGCTTTCTTAGCTGCAGCTTTTTCTTCGTCGGTTGCATCATCGGCAAGACCTCTTGGTTTACCTTCTTCTTCAGCATAGAAACGAAGGTTTTCGAGCAATAAAGCTTCACCTGGTTTCAAAGCGGCAGCTTTTGCAGCTGGTTCTTCGCCCATGCAGTCGCTGGCAAACTGTACTTCTACGCCAAGCAGTTCAGAAACGCGACCAATAATATGTTTTAATGAGAATTTATCAGTTGCTCCTTTCGGACGTCCGAGGTGAGAACCAATAATAAGGCTACCGCCATCTGCGATAATTTTCTTTAATGTAGGAAGAGCGGCACGGATACGAGTGTCGTCTGTAATGTTGAAGTTTTCATCCAATGGAACATTAAAGTCCACTCTAACGAATGCCTTTTTACCGGCAAAGTTGAATTTGTCAATTGTTTGCATAATTCTCTTTATTTAAAATTCTAAATTTCTATATCGTGTTGCAAAGTTAATTAAAATTCCAGCTTATCGAATAATTATTATTTAATAATTTCCCGTTTTAAGAGCTTTTGTCTTGCATGATGTTATATTTTTGTTCACTTTTGTAATATTTGCATAGCAATTGTAATCCGCATTTATCACATTTAGGATTTCGGGCAAGGCAGACGTATCTTCCATGCAAAATCAGCCAATGGTGTGCAATGGGAAGCAATTCGCCCGGAATGTATTTTACCAGTTCTTTCTCAGTGGCAAGTGGGGTTTTTGAGTTTGTGGTAAGCCCAATGCGGTTGGATACGCGAAATACATGCGTATCAACAGGCATTGCCTCTTTATTGAATATCACAGCACGAATCACGTTGGCTGTCTTTCTTCCTACACCTGGCATCTTTTCGAGAAGGTCCAGATCCGACGGCACTACATCATTGAATTCGTTATGCAGCATCCGGGCCATGCCCACAAGGTGTTTTGCCTTGTTGTTGGGATAAGATACGCTTTTGATGTATTCGAATATCACTTCGGGTGTGCTTGCTGCAAGCGCTTCGGGGGTAGGATAGTCTTTAAAAAGTACGGGGGTGATCAGATTAACACGCTTGTCGGTGCATTGTGCCGATAGGATTACTGCGACCAACAATTCATACGGATTGTTGTAATTGAGTTCAGACTCTGCCACCGGCATATTTTGCTGAAACCATTCAATGACTTTTTTATATAACTCTTTTTTACTCATCTATCTTAATTTGTTTTGCACAAAATGAGGACCAACTTTTTTTCTGAAATAAAAAACAGCAAAGAGTGTAAGGCAGGCTCCGAAGAAGAAGGCTCTATCGAACGTGGTAAACTGTCCGATGTAACCTCCTGAGAGAACTCCGATTCCTATGCCCATATCCCAAGATGTAAGATACGTAGACGTGGCTGTTCCGCGTTGTGAGTTCGGTGCCAAATTCACAAACAGTGTGTTGAACGCCGGAAACATGGTGCCAAACCCGATTCCAAGAAAGAGGGCAATACTGAAGAATATCGTGATGGTCATAATTCGGTTTACTTCCATTAATAGGGCGCATGCCGAAAGAAGGAAGTAGCAGAAACAGACAAGCCCCATTCCCCAGGAAATAACCGAGAGAATCCTCCCTTTGTCTACTTGCTTCCCGGCAAACAGGCGTGAAACGGCCATACCTATTGCCATGAAAGTAAAGAAAAGGCCTGTGCCGCTTGTAATCCCAATATCCTTGGCGTAGATGGCAACGAAGGTGGTTGTCATTCCGTAAGGAACCGATAGCAGCATCAAATCGATGCCGGCAGGAATCCCTTTAATCAAAATAAAGCGGTCGAGCGAGATAGGCTCCCGCTTGATGTGTTGTTTTGCATGTGTCTTTACCAGGAAAGCCATGATAAACCCGAGACTGCACGAGATAAAGGCGCAGCAGAATATTGTTTGGAACGAGTAGGCTTCGTGCAGGAAAAGTCCCACCATGGGACCGATACTCATAGCCGTATTGTTCATCATTCCATAATACCCAAGCCCTTCTCCTCTGCGGGAAGAGGGCATAATATCAATCACAATTGTGTTTCCGGCAACTGTTACCGTGCCGAATGCCAGCCCATGGAAGATTCTAAGTATGGTGAAAAGAGTAAGTACTCCTGCAAACAGATAACCTAAAAATATACCGGTAAAGATGAAATAGGCAAATAAATAGAGCGGTTTTCGTGCGAAAGTATCGAGTAGATACCCGGAAAAAGGTCGTATAAAAAGTGCCGCGATGGTGTAGCAAGAGAGGATAATTCCTATAGTTGCGTTGCCTGAGTGAAAAACTTCCGTGAGATAAAAAGGCAGTATTGGGAGTAGTAGATAAAAGCCAAAGTACAACAGGAAATTTGCAGCAAGAATTAAGATATAACTGCGCGTAACTAGTTTGTCTTTTGCCATAAGCAGATTTTTAAAAACAAATAATGAACAAGAGATAACGAGAAACCCGAGTGTCGGATTGCTCATTATTCCTTGTTCATTTATAATTCATATTAGTTTGCCGCTTCGAACTCTTTCAGGAAACGTGTGTCGTTTTCTGAGAACAGCCGAAGGTCTTTTACCTGATATTTCAGATTGGTAATTCTTTCAATACCCATACCCAGGGCATAACCTGAATATACTTTGCTATCGATACCGTTGCTTTCGAGAACATTCGGGTCGACCATACCGCAACCAAGGATTTCTACCCATCCGGTATGTTTGCAGAAAGGACATCCTTTTCCGCCGCAGATATTACAGCTGATATCCATTTCGGCGCTTGGCTCGGTGAATGGGAAGTAGCTTGGACGAAGACGAATCTTGGTATCCGCACCAAACATCTCTTTAGCAAAGAGCAGAAGCACTTGTTTCAGGTCGGTGAAAGACACATCTTTGTCGATATAGAGAGCTTCAACCTGATGGAAGAAACAATGTGCGCGGTAGCTGATTGCTTCGTTACGATACACACGTCCCGGGCAAATAATGCGGATAGGAGGTTGTGAAACTTCCATTACACGGCTTTGCACGGAAGAAGTGTGAGTACGAAGGATGATATCGGGATGCGATTCAATAAAGAATGTATCCTGCATATCTCTAGCCGGATGATCTTCTGCGAAGTTCAGCGCAGAGAATACATGCCAGTCATCTTCAATCTCCGGTCCT
The Bacteroides sedimenti genome window above contains:
- a CDS encoding phosphoglycerate kinase, which gives rise to MQTIDKFNFAGKKAFVRVDFNVPLDENFNITDDTRIRAALPTLKKIIADGGSLIIGSHLGRPKGATDKFSLKHIIGRVSELLGVEVQFASDCMGEEPAAKAAALKPGEALLLENLRFYAEEEGKPRGLADDATDEEKAAAKKAVKESQKNFTKALASYADCYVNDAFGTAHRAHASTALIANYFDTDNKMFGYLMEKEVKAVEKVMKDINRPFTAIMGGSKVSSKIEIIENLLTKVDNLIIAGGMTYTFTKALGGKIGNSLCEEDKLDLALELLEKAKANNVNMVLAVDAKIADKFANDANTQFVPVNEIPDGWDGLDIGPKTEVLFAEVIKNSKTILWNGPTGVFEFENFTSGSRAVGEAIVEATKNGAFSLVGGGDSVACVNKFGLADGVSYVSTGGGALLEAIEGKVLPGIAAIQGE
- the nth gene encoding endonuclease III, whose translation is MSKKELYKKVIEWFQQNMPVAESELNYNNPYELLVAVILSAQCTDKRVNLITPVLFKDYPTPEALAASTPEVIFEYIKSVSYPNNKAKHLVGMARMLHNEFNDVVPSDLDLLEKMPGVGRKTANVIRAVIFNKEAMPVDTHVFRVSNRIGLTTNSKTPLATEKELVKYIPGELLPIAHHWLILHGRYVCLARNPKCDKCGLQLLCKYYKSEQKYNIMQDKSS
- a CDS encoding MFS transporter, which translates into the protein MAKDKLVTRSYILILAANFLLYFGFYLLLPILPFYLTEVFHSGNATIGIILSCYTIAALFIRPFSGYLLDTFARKPLYLFAYFIFTGIFLGYLFAGVLTLFTILRIFHGLAFGTVTVAGNTIVIDIMPSSRRGEGLGYYGMMNNTAMSIGPMVGLFLHEAYSFQTIFCCAFISCSLGFIMAFLVKTHAKQHIKREPISLDRFILIKGIPAGIDLMLLSVPYGMTTTFVAIYAKDIGITSGTGLFFTFMAIGMAVSRLFAGKQVDKGRILSVISWGMGLVCFCYFLLSACALLMEVNRIMTITIFFSIALFLGIGFGTMFPAFNTLFVNLAPNSQRGTATSTYLTSWDMGIGIGVLSGGYIGQFTTFDRAFFFGACLTLFAVFYFRKKVGPHFVQNKLR
- the pheS gene encoding phenylalanine--tRNA ligase subunit alpha — encoded protein: MIDKIKQLLEEVETLKAANAEELETLRIKYLSKKGAINDLMADFRNVPAELKKEVGMKLNELKTKAQERINTLKESFDSQDSGACDLDLTRTAYPVSLGTRHPLSIVKNEIIDIFGRLGFSIAEGPEIEDDWHVFSALNFAEDHPARDMQDTFFIESHPDIILRTHTSSVQSRVMEVSQPPIRIICPGRVYRNEAISYRAHCFFHQVEALYIDKDVSFTDLKQVLLLFAKEMFGADTKIRLRPSYFPFTEPSAEMDISCNICGGKGCPFCKHTGWVEILGCGMVDPNVLESNGIDSKVYSGYALGMGIERITNLKYQVKDLRLFSENDTRFLKEFEAAN